In a single window of the Streptomyces sp. NBC_00285 genome:
- a CDS encoding TetR/AcrR family transcriptional regulator: MAAMTTAQSSRADANRRRILDVALTELLRDPDASMEQIARAAGVVRRTVYGHFPSREALVGTLADGAVEAVAAAHTAGREGTQDLAQAVAGSVLAVWEVADRYRILVALAQRSVSVRGIRERLAPVRAACTELLQRGLDEGVFVSPLPASALAYVHEQMLFAVMEAVNDGLLTTEEAGRSAAVTTLTAAGVPASLATALVAKLNT; the protein is encoded by the coding sequence ATGGCGGCCATGACCACGGCCCAGTCCAGTCGCGCCGACGCCAACCGCCGCCGCATCCTCGATGTCGCACTCACCGAACTGCTGCGCGACCCGGATGCGTCCATGGAGCAGATCGCCCGCGCCGCAGGGGTCGTACGGCGGACGGTGTACGGCCACTTCCCGAGCCGTGAGGCGCTGGTCGGCACCCTCGCCGACGGTGCCGTGGAGGCGGTGGCGGCCGCTCACACGGCCGGGCGGGAGGGGACCCAGGACCTCGCACAGGCCGTGGCGGGCTCCGTGCTCGCGGTCTGGGAGGTCGCCGACCGCTATCGGATCCTGGTGGCGCTCGCGCAGCGCAGCGTGAGCGTGCGGGGCATCCGCGAGCGGCTGGCCCCCGTGCGCGCCGCCTGCACCGAACTGCTCCAACGCGGCCTCGACGAGGGCGTCTTCGTGTCACCGCTGCCCGCGTCCGCGCTGGCGTACGTCCATGAGCAGATGCTGTTCGCGGTCATGGAGGCGGTGAACGACGGCCTGCTGACAACGGAGGAGGCGGGCCGCTCCGCCGCGGTCACGACTCTGACCGCGGCGGGCGTACCCGCCTCTCTGGCCACCGCGCTGGTGGCGAAACTGAACACGTGA
- a CDS encoding DUF2127 domain-containing protein translates to MKIDWDRRTCARRGHATYAPDEPRLRERLSAETALGEAWRCLRCGDFALGEPHGSGPADHAPLVPRGKVLRDLFVLRFLAIERAVRGVFIVLAAVAVWKFSNSQDSVRRLFDEYLDVFRPVFRHFHYDLDHSPIVDTVQKTFGYKHNTLVLVAVLLLAYALIELVEAVGLWYAKRWAEYLTVVATAAFLPLEIYELTEHISWLKIGTLLLNVLAVVYILLAKRLFGLRGGHRAFEEERQSASLLEVEEAARAVAV, encoded by the coding sequence ATGAAGATCGACTGGGACCGGCGGACCTGTGCGCGCCGCGGCCATGCGACGTACGCGCCGGACGAACCCCGTCTGCGGGAGCGGCTGTCGGCCGAGACCGCCCTCGGGGAGGCCTGGCGGTGCCTGCGCTGCGGCGACTTCGCCCTCGGTGAGCCGCACGGCTCGGGCCCCGCGGACCACGCGCCCCTGGTGCCGCGGGGCAAGGTGCTCAGGGATCTGTTCGTCCTGCGCTTCCTCGCGATCGAGCGGGCGGTGCGCGGGGTGTTCATCGTGCTGGCCGCGGTGGCGGTCTGGAAGTTCAGCAACAGCCAGGACTCGGTGCGCAGGCTCTTCGACGAGTATCTCGACGTCTTCCGGCCGGTGTTCAGGCACTTCCACTACGACCTCGACCACTCGCCGATCGTCGACACCGTCCAGAAGACCTTCGGGTACAAGCACAACACCCTTGTCCTGGTCGCCGTGCTGCTGCTGGCGTACGCCCTGATCGAACTCGTCGAGGCGGTCGGACTCTGGTACGCCAAGCGCTGGGCGGAGTACCTGACGGTGGTCGCGACGGCCGCGTTCCTCCCCCTGGAGATCTACGAACTCACCGAGCACATCAGCTGGTTGAAGATCGGCACGCTGCTGCTGAACGTCCTGGCCGTTGTCTACATCCTCCTCGCCAAGCGCCTGTTCGGTCTGCGCGGCGGCCACCGGGCCTTCGAGGAGGAACGCCAGAGCGCGTCCCTGCTGGAGGTCGAGGA